In a genomic window of Vigna angularis cultivar LongXiaoDou No.4 chromosome 6, ASM1680809v1, whole genome shotgun sequence:
- the LOC108341429 gene encoding extensin-3, translated as MFSTKFVSIVITLWVYLSKASGDDVTQFPTTCLNCSKCEEPCQEQPSPPLVYGAPPPPPPPPYGYPIYGAPPPPKEKNPNKCPPPPPADVECCTPATPDTFPPPYPYIPVPYGEGQRSSSMFLPLIMMLFSSFIFLF; from the coding sequence ATGTTTTCAACAAAGTTTGTTTCAATTGTTATTACCCTTTGGGTATATCTATCCAAAGCTTCAGGGGATGATGTTACTCAATTCCCAACAACATGTTTGAATTGCTCCAAATGTGAAGAACCTTGTCAAGAACAGCCCTCACCACCACTTGTTTATGGtgctcctccaccaccaccaccaccaccttaTGGTTACCCTATATATGGAGCACCACCTCCTCCAAAagagaaaaaccctaacaagtgccctcctcctcctcctgcaGATGTTGAGTGTTGCACTCCTGCAACTCCTGATACTTTTCCTCCTCCATATCCCTACATTCCTGTGCCCTATGGTGAAGGCCAACGCTCTTCTTCAATGTTTCTGCCACTCATCATGATGCTGTTTTCctcctttatttttctcttctga
- the LOC108342360 gene encoding nudix hydrolase 2, which translates to MSVSASPAPLLGDQLCENGYECVKILPATNDAHGGVIVDLKEAMDSEVFATLLRSSLLHWKKQGKDGVWIKLPIELVNLVETAVKEGFWYHHAEPNYLMLVYWIPKTGCTIPPNASHCVGVGAIVLNDKKEVLVVQEKRGGFHGIGVWKIPTGVVDAGEEIFEAAIREVKEETGIDTEFTEVLAFRHTHNSFFGKSDLSFVCMLRPLSFDIKKQDLEIEAAQWMPFEEFAEQPFNQMHEPFKYMIELCMAKVENVYDGFSPRPVSSYFVEELNCLYLNGHDLDKTS; encoded by the exons ATGTCAGTCTCAGCCAGTCCAGCGCCACTATTAGGGGATCAACTTTGTGAGAATGGAtatgaatgtgttaaaattCTCCCAGCCACCAATGATGCACATGGAGGAGTCATTGTGGACTTAAAAGAGGCTATGGACTCTGAAGTTTTTGCTACTTTGCTTAGATCTTCACTTTTACATTGGAAAAAACAG GGTAAAGATGGCGTTTGGATCAAGTTACCTATCGAGCTTGTTAATCTTGTTGAAACTGCTGTTAAG GAAGGTTTTTGGTACCACCATGCAGAGCCAAACTATCTAATGCTAGTTTACTGGATTCCCAAAACTGGCTGCACAATACCTCCAAATGCTTCCCATTGTGTAGGAGTTGGCGCAATTGTCTTGAATGATAAGAAAGAG GTGCTTGTGGTCCAGGAAAAAAGAGGTGGATTCCATGGCATTGGTGTTTGGAAAATACCTACTGGAGTGGTTGATGCA GGTGAGGAGATTTTTGAAGCAGCTATCAGAGAAGTGAAAGAAGAGACAGGA ATTGATACAGAATTTACAGAAGTACTAGCATTCAG ACACACACACAATTCATTCTTTGGAAAATCAGATCTATCTTTTGTTTGCATGCTGCGTCCTCTTTCTTTTGACATCAAAAAGCAAGATCTGGAAATTGAAGCAGCTCAG TGGATGCCGTTCGAGGAATTTGCTGAGCAACCATTCAATCAGATGCACGAACCCTTCAAGTACATGATAGAATTATGCATGGCAAAGGTGGAAAATGTGTATGATGGATTCTCTCCGAGGCCTGTCTCGTCATATTTCGTGGAGGAGTTGAATTGTCTGTATTTGAACGGCCATGACCTCGACAAGACTTCTTGA